From a single Rosa rugosa chromosome 7, drRosRugo1.1, whole genome shotgun sequence genomic region:
- the LOC133720407 gene encoding FT-interacting protein 3, translated as MQRPPPEDFALKETKPHLGGGRISGDKHTSTYDLVEQMQYLYVRVVKAKDLPSKDVTGSCDPYVEVKLGNYKGTTRHFEKKTHPEWNQVFAFSKDRIQASALEVIVKDKDLLKDDFIGHVIFDLNEVPKRVPPDSPLAPQWYRLEDRSGGKARGELMLAVWMGTQADEAFPEAWHSDAATVSGADSLSNIRSKVYLSPKLWYLRVNVIEAQDLMPSDKGRYPEVYVKAILGNQALRTRISQSRSINPMWNEDLMFVASEPFEEPLILSVEDRVAPNKDEVLGRCAIPLQYVARRYDHKPVNTSWHNLEKHIIVEGEKKKDIKFASRIHMRICLEGGYHVLDESTHYSSDLRPTAKPLWKSSIGVLEVGILNAQGLMPMKTIDGRGTTDAYCVAKYGQKWVRTRTIIDSFAPRWNEQYTWEVFDPCTVITIGVFDNCHLHGGEKAAAAKDSRIGKVRIRLSTLETDRVYTHSYPLLVLHPNGVKKMGEIHMAVRFTCSSLLNMMHMYSQPLLPKMHYLHPLTVSQLDSLRHQATLIVSVRLSRAEPPLRKEVVEYMLDVGSHMWSMRRSKANFFRIMNVLGGLIAVGKWFDQICNWKNPITTVLIHILFIILVMYPELILPTIFLYLFLIGVWYYRWRPRHPPHMDTRLSHADSAHPDELDEEFDTFPTSRPSDIVRMRYDRLRSIAGRIQTVVGDLATQGERLQSLLSWRDPRATALFVLFCLIAAIVLYVTPFQIVALLAGFYVLRHPRFRHKLPSVPLNFFRRLPARTDCML; from the coding sequence ATGCAGAGGCCTCCACCGGAAGACTTTGCTTTGAAGGAGACCAAACCCCATCTCGGCGGGGGGAGGATCTCCGGCGACAAGCACACGAGCACCTATGACCTCGTTGAGCAGATGCAGTACCTCTATGTTCGGGTTGTAAAGGCCAAGGACTTGCCGTCCAAGGATGTGACCGGAAGCTGTGACCCTTATGTTGAAGTTAAGCTGGGAAACTACAAGGGTACAACTCGGCATTTTGAGAAGAAGACCCATCCGGAGTGGAACCAGGTGTTTGCATTCTCGAAGGACCGGATCCAGGCTTCGGCCCTTGAGGTGATTGTGAAGGACAAGGATCTTTTGAAGGATGATTTCATTGGCCACGTTATTTTTGACCTGAATGAGGTTCCGAAAAGGGTTCCACCTGATAGTCCCCTGGCACCACAATGGTATAGACTGGAGGATAGGAGCGGGGGCAAGGCTAGGGGTGAGCTGATGTTGGCTGTTTGGATGGGCACTCAAGCTGATGAAGCATTTCCTGAAGCATGGCATTCCGATGCTGCTACAGTTAGTGGGGCTGACAGTCTGTCAAACATTCGATCAAAGGTGTATCTCTCTCCCAAGCTATGGTATTTGAGGGTTAATGTGATTGAGGCTCAGGATTTGATGCCGAGCGATAAAGGCAGGTATCCGGAAGTTTATGTGAAGGCTATCCTGGGAAATCAGGCTTTGAGAACTCGAATTTCACAAAGCAGGAGTATAAATCCCATGTGGAATGAAGATTTAATGTTTGTAGCATCAGAGCCTTTTGAGGAGCCATTGATTTTAAGTGTGGAAGATAGAGTTGCGCCAAACAAGGATGAAGTTCTGGGGAGGTGTGCTATACCTTTGCAGTATGTGGCCCGAAGGTATGATCATAAACCTGTGAACACTAGCTGGCACAATCTTGAGAAGCACATTATTGTAGAAGGGGAAAAGAAGAAGGATATTAAGTTTGCAAGCAGGATTCATATGAGGATCTGTCTAGAAGGTGGCTACCATGTGCTTGATGAGTCAACACACTATAGTAGTGATCTTAGACCGACAGCCAAACCGTTGTGGAAGTCCAGCATTGGGGTTCTGGAAGTGGGAATCCTGAATGCTCAGGGGTTGATGCCAATGAAGACAATAGACGGTAGGGGAACAACAGATGCTTACTGCGTTGCAAAATATGGGCAGAAGTGGGTTCGGACAAGAACCATTATCGATAGCTTTGCTCCCAGGTGGAATGAGCAATACACTTGGGAAGtttttgatccttgcactgtcATTACAATTGGGGTCTTTGATAACTGTCATTTGCATGGAGGAGAGAAGGCTGCTGCGGCAAAGGATTCACGAATCGGGAAGGTCAGGATTCGTCTCTCTACTCTTGAAACTGATCGGGTTTACACACACTCTTATCCTCTTCTGGTTCTGCACCCCAATGGTGTTAAGAAGATGGGTGAAATTCATATGGCTGTGAGGTTCACCTGCTCTTCTTTGCTGAACATGATGCATATGTACTCGCAACCACTGTTGCCCAAAATGCACTATCTTCATCCATTAACTGTAAGCCAGCTTGATAGCTTGAGGCACCAGGCCACTCTGATTGTATCAGTGAGGCTGAGCCGTGCTGAACCGCCCTTGAGAAAGGAGGTGGTCGAGTATATGCTGGATGTGGGTTCCCACATGTGGAGTATGAGAAGAAGCAAAGCTAATTTCTTCAGGATTATGAACGTTCTTGGTGGATTAATTGCTGTTGGAAAATGGTTTGATCAGATCTGTAATTGGAAAAACCCCATCACTACTGTGCTTATTCATATCCTGTTCATAATTCTGGTCATGTACCCAGAGCTGATATTACCTACAATTTTTCTCTACCTCTTTTTGATTGGAGTCTGGTACTACAGATGGAGGCCGAGGCATCCTCCTCACATGGACACTCGTCTCTCTCACGCAGATTCTGCACATCCTGATGAACTTGATGAAGAATTTGATACCTTCCCAACTTCACGACCTTCTGACATAGTGAGGATGAGATATGACAGATTGAGGAGTATTGCTGGGAGGATCCAGACAGTGGTTGGTGACCTGGCTACTCAAGGGGAGAGGCTGCAATCATTGTTGAGCTGGCGAGACCCCAGAGCTACAGCTCTGTTTGTGCTTTTCTGTCTGATTGCTGCCATTGTTCTGTATGTTACTCCATTCCAGATTGTGGCACTTCTCGCTGGATTCTATGTGTTAAGGCACCCAAGATTCCGCCATAAGCTTCCATCAGTGCCGTTGAATTTCTTCAGGAGGTTGCCGGCTAGGACCGACTGCATGCTGTGA